One stretch of Leadbetterella byssophila DSM 17132 DNA includes these proteins:
- a CDS encoding recombinase family protein — MKTAYLYIRVSTDEQKRRGYSLPEQEDRLLKYCEFNNIEVKGIFREDYSAKTFNRPEWKKLITVIKSRSSKDDKSILFIKWDRFSRNIENAYEMIGMLRKHKTTAMAIDQPIDFSVPESTVMLAVYLSVPEAENSRRAMNTANGIRRAKLMGRYPGKAPLGFINLTTVDGKKVIVPKQPEAGIIKWVFHQLAKNIHRVEDVRRMADDKGLKCSRSYFFKLIRNPAYCGLIPIKLSSREQHMVKGIHDPLIAETLFYEVQRIILTKTKTVRKTDNLKATFFLTGFLTCPLCGRKMLGSFSQGSRKKYPYYHCRGKCKTRISASLLNDSYEQELQKLVLSDKAVDLFNCVLEDWNTSTQKTEYLQERRQVEKKLKEQELFFSQARKLFVSSVLNLDDYKEIKKEYHINSKGLRGELEDINVKLMRIDKQRQQVGQPIVNILHGFSEMDATDKKHLVALIPPIKVDCHTKAVSLDICRALSRILIPVYSNI; from the coding sequence ATGAAAACAGCTTATTTATACATCCGTGTAAGCACAGATGAGCAAAAGAGAAGGGGATATTCTTTGCCAGAACAGGAGGATCGCCTTCTTAAGTATTGTGAGTTTAACAATATAGAAGTTAAAGGCATTTTTCGTGAAGACTATTCGGCTAAAACATTTAATAGACCTGAATGGAAAAAGCTAATAACAGTGATTAAAAGTAGATCATCGAAGGATGATAAGAGTATTCTATTTATTAAGTGGGATCGATTTAGCAGAAACATAGAAAATGCATACGAGATGATAGGTATGCTTCGAAAACACAAGACGACAGCGATGGCAATTGATCAGCCCATAGATTTTTCTGTACCGGAAAGTACAGTGATGCTTGCCGTTTATCTTTCAGTACCAGAAGCAGAAAACAGTAGAAGAGCAATGAATACTGCTAACGGTATTCGTAGAGCAAAACTAATGGGTAGGTATCCCGGAAAAGCTCCTTTAGGCTTCATTAATCTGACAACAGTAGACGGTAAAAAAGTTATAGTACCCAAACAGCCCGAGGCAGGTATTATTAAATGGGTATTTCATCAGCTTGCAAAGAATATTCATCGGGTCGAGGACGTACGCAGGATGGCCGATGACAAGGGCCTGAAATGTTCTCGTTCCTATTTCTTTAAACTTATACGCAATCCTGCCTATTGTGGTCTTATCCCAATAAAGCTCAGCTCTCGTGAGCAGCACATGGTCAAAGGAATTCATGACCCATTGATCGCTGAGACGTTGTTTTACGAAGTTCAACGCATCATCTTAACGAAAACAAAAACAGTTAGGAAAACGGACAATCTGAAAGCAACATTTTTTCTGACAGGATTTTTAACATGTCCACTTTGTGGCAGAAAAATGCTGGGAAGCTTTTCTCAAGGTTCAAGAAAAAAATACCCTTACTACCATTGTAGAGGAAAATGCAAAACAAGAATCAGTGCTTCACTCCTCAATGATAGCTACGAACAGGAGCTTCAGAAATTGGTTCTTTCAGATAAAGCAGTTGATCTATTCAATTGTGTTTTGGAAGACTGGAATACAAGTACACAAAAGACGGAGTACTTACAGGAAAGACGGCAGGTCGAAAAAAAACTCAAAGAACAAGAATTGTTCTTTTCCCAAGCTCGAAAGCTATTCGTATCATCTGTTCTAAACCTAGATGATTATAAGGAAATAAAAAAGGAATATCATATTAATTCCAAGGGCTTGAGAGGAGAGTTAGAGGATATAAATGTAAAACTAATGAGGATAGATAAACAGCGTCAACAGGTAGGTCAACCAATTGTAAATATACTTCACGGTTTTTCAGAGATGGATGCGACGGACAAAAAGCATCTTGTCGCGCTCATACCACCGATCAAGGTTGATTGTCATACGAAAGCGGTTAGCTTGGATATATGCAGAGCATTATCAAGGATACTTATACCTGTATACTCAAATATTTAA
- a CDS encoding glycosyltransferase, whose protein sequence is MQILFSLIVPVYNRPQEIDELLASLCEQTVKPFEVVIVEDGSNLRSEDVVKRYQDKLQITYFYKSNSGPGDSRNFGMKNATGNYFLILDSDCILPPDYLKQAHAALEKDYVDCFGGVDTALATFTPVQKAINFAMTSVLTTGGVRGGSEKLGKFQPRSFNMGLSRKAFDASGGFGSIHPGEDPDLSFRLWKLGFETRLFSQVSVYHKRRIDWDKFYTQVNKFGKVRPILNLWHPEYKKLTYWFPSLFLIGGIGSFICALVGYPVFLLAYLLYFFVCFVMASLEYKSMSIGGMACRAVFTQFLGYGSGFLLSFLKLKKESPEKAFPELFFNKRS, encoded by the coding sequence ATGCAAATCCTCTTTTCACTTATTGTTCCCGTTTACAACCGTCCTCAGGAGATTGACGAGCTTCTGGCTTCACTATGTGAGCAAACCGTTAAGCCCTTTGAGGTGGTCATCGTAGAGGACGGTTCGAACCTCAGATCAGAAGATGTGGTTAAAAGATACCAAGATAAACTTCAGATCACGTATTTCTATAAGTCCAATTCCGGGCCGGGAGATTCCCGTAATTTTGGAATGAAAAATGCGACAGGAAATTACTTTCTTATCCTGGATTCTGACTGTATTCTTCCTCCTGATTATTTGAAACAGGCACATGCCGCGTTAGAGAAAGATTATGTAGATTGTTTTGGTGGAGTGGATACCGCACTTGCTACTTTTACTCCTGTTCAGAAGGCAATAAACTTTGCAATGACTTCCGTTTTAACTACAGGTGGTGTACGAGGTGGTTCAGAAAAGCTAGGGAAATTTCAACCTCGTAGTTTCAATATGGGTTTATCCCGAAAAGCCTTTGATGCTTCGGGAGGTTTTGGGAGCATACATCCGGGAGAAGATCCGGATCTCAGTTTCAGGCTTTGGAAATTAGGATTTGAAACCCGCTTATTCTCTCAGGTTTCCGTTTATCATAAGAGAAGAATCGACTGGGACAAGTTTTATACCCAGGTCAATAAATTTGGAAAGGTGAGACCCATTCTAAATCTTTGGCACCCGGAGTATAAGAAACTAACCTACTGGTTTCCTTCATTGTTTCTGATAGGCGGTATAGGGAGCTTTATCTGTGCCTTGGTGGGTTATCCTGTATTTCTCTTGGCTTATCTCCTATATTTCTTTGTGTGCTTTGTAATGGCTTCTTTAGAATATAAGAGTATGAGTATAGGTGGAATGGCTTGTAGGGCTGTCTTTACCCAATTTTTGGGGTACGGAAGTGGATTTCTTTTGTCCTTTTTGAAATTAAAGAAGGAAAGCCCGGAAAAGGCTTTCCCTGAATTATTCTTCAACAAGAGAAGTTAA
- the hemL gene encoding glutamate-1-semialdehyde 2,1-aminomutase produces the protein MIKKSEKAFQEAVNYIPGGVNSPVRAFKSVGGTPRFIKRAKGAYLTDEDNTKYIDLIGSWGPMILGHAFEPVENAVRKAIKSSFSFGAPTVKEVEMAKLICDLVPSVEMVRMVNSGTEATMSAIRLARAYTGKNKIIKFEGCYHGHGDAFLISAGSGALSLGVPDSPGITPSTLGDTLTAPYNDLDAVKRLLETHKGEVAALIIEPVVGNMGCVLPKEGYLQGLRDLCTKEGVVFIFDEVMTGFRLALGGAQERFGITPDLTTMGKIIGGGMPVGAYGGKKEIMQMVAPSGPMYQAGTLSGNPIAMSAGMAMLKHLKKHPEIYAQLDETGAFIAEGLRKSVKELGLNYTVNQIGSMYSLFFTSEHVVDFKTAKTADIPAFSKYFHQMLNRGVYLAPSQFESLFLSTKIDKRIANKILRASHYSLTSLVEE, from the coding sequence ATGATTAAGAAATCCGAAAAAGCTTTCCAAGAAGCCGTAAACTACATACCAGGTGGCGTAAATTCTCCAGTTAGGGCATTTAAATCCGTGGGTGGTACTCCCCGATTTATAAAAAGAGCGAAAGGGGCCTATCTAACAGATGAGGACAATACTAAATACATAGATCTTATTGGATCATGGGGGCCTATGATCCTAGGCCATGCCTTTGAACCGGTGGAAAACGCCGTTAGAAAGGCCATCAAATCCTCCTTTTCCTTTGGTGCACCTACGGTGAAGGAAGTGGAGATGGCCAAATTGATATGCGATTTGGTTCCCTCTGTGGAAATGGTTAGAATGGTGAACTCCGGTACAGAAGCCACCATGTCTGCCATACGCTTAGCTAGAGCCTACACAGGTAAAAACAAGATCATCAAATTTGAGGGTTGCTATCACGGTCATGGAGATGCATTCTTGATATCTGCCGGCAGTGGCGCTTTGAGCCTTGGTGTCCCTGATAGTCCTGGAATCACGCCATCCACCTTGGGGGATACTTTAACTGCTCCATATAATGATTTAGATGCAGTTAAAAGATTATTGGAAACCCATAAAGGAGAAGTAGCCGCCTTGATCATTGAACCTGTAGTGGGTAATATGGGATGTGTGCTACCGAAAGAAGGCTACCTCCAGGGCTTGAGAGATTTATGCACAAAAGAAGGTGTAGTCTTCATCTTTGATGAAGTAATGACAGGATTTCGTTTAGCATTAGGCGGAGCCCAAGAAAGATTTGGCATCACCCCGGACTTAACAACAATGGGCAAAATCATTGGTGGAGGAATGCCGGTAGGCGCATATGGAGGAAAGAAGGAAATCATGCAAATGGTAGCTCCTTCCGGTCCCATGTACCAGGCAGGAACATTATCCGGAAACCCTATAGCCATGTCTGCAGGTATGGCCATGCTTAAGCACCTGAAAAAACATCCGGAAATCTATGCGCAGTTGGATGAAACGGGCGCTTTCATAGCAGAGGGTTTACGAAAATCTGTGAAGGAATTAGGACTAAACTATACCGTAAATCAGATAGGCTCCATGTATAGCTTATTCTTTACCTCTGAACATGTGGTAGACTTCAAAACAGCAAAGACTGCTGACATACCCGCCTTTAGTAAGTACTTTCATCAGATGCTAAACAGAGGAGTTTACCTTGCTCCTTCTCAATTCGAATCCTTATTCTTATCTACGAAAATTGATAAGCGAATAGCGAACAAGATTTTGAGAGCAAGCCATTACAGTTTAACTTCTCTTGTTGAAGAATAA
- a CDS encoding ABC transporter substrate-binding protein, with amino-acid sequence MKKAFLTFLLLPGLLWAQSIDYLSQYKEGVALFKEGNFEGASAKFSNLTNKNYDNKVAPYAFLYAAQSAEKKGNKYQAKILYRNLLTYYPNWDKIDEARILYAQNNLADGYYEEGLKALHEIENEKYNGLKLQVMEDHMKNVKTIAALKQLYAKYPNYRPIAKALVNKIQANRYNTKADLEMSDMLTNRFKLSEEEKPKTTTKGKAEGLHFGLLLPFELQASDPTLPAYRYIYDLYAGMQMAQEKLGNEGTALYLHPFDIKNDANAYKLAEKKPGFEEIQLFVGPLYAAPNSLAQKHIMDKNLIQVHPTSNNLDLIKDHKNAFLVQPSHAQQANKALDFAAKEGWAKTVSIYYGDSRKDSLFASIYAGEAKKRGYTVLEFKRFTTQKLKPQKGHLFLAADNNLGVKFLQNAAMNQVECEIIMTASSLSWDRINTSVLTEKVALIYPEFVNRNREVVQEFEKAYFDKHFALPSYYSYLGYDIVYYFGNRLKKGKSSFDREVNRGEYIDDFLLGGYDFSKKVKQNDIVPIVKFRDQNFEEVYR; translated from the coding sequence ATGAAAAAAGCATTCCTAACATTTTTACTTCTTCCGGGCTTACTTTGGGCTCAAAGTATAGACTATTTGTCGCAGTACAAAGAAGGAGTAGCACTGTTCAAAGAAGGCAATTTTGAAGGTGCATCAGCTAAATTCAGCAACTTAACCAACAAGAACTACGACAATAAAGTAGCTCCCTATGCCTTCCTTTATGCTGCCCAAAGTGCAGAGAAAAAAGGGAATAAATATCAGGCAAAGATTCTTTACCGAAATCTGCTCACCTACTATCCCAACTGGGATAAAATAGATGAGGCCAGGATCTTATATGCTCAAAATAACCTGGCAGACGGCTACTATGAAGAGGGTTTAAAAGCACTGCATGAAATAGAGAACGAAAAGTACAATGGCTTGAAATTGCAAGTAATGGAAGACCACATGAAGAATGTAAAAACCATTGCTGCTTTGAAACAACTCTATGCTAAGTATCCTAATTATCGACCAATAGCAAAGGCATTAGTAAATAAGATTCAAGCGAACAGATACAATACAAAAGCTGACCTGGAGATGTCTGACATGCTGACGAACAGGTTCAAATTATCTGAAGAGGAGAAACCTAAAACTACTACAAAAGGGAAAGCTGAGGGCCTTCATTTTGGTTTATTACTTCCTTTTGAACTCCAAGCCTCAGACCCTACCCTACCTGCTTATAGGTACATATATGATCTATATGCAGGTATGCAAATGGCCCAAGAAAAATTAGGAAATGAAGGTACTGCCCTTTACTTGCATCCGTTTGATATTAAAAATGATGCCAATGCCTATAAATTAGCCGAGAAAAAGCCGGGATTTGAAGAGATTCAATTGTTTGTAGGGCCACTCTATGCCGCCCCCAATAGTTTGGCTCAAAAACATATTATGGATAAAAATCTGATACAGGTGCATCCTACCTCGAATAACCTAGACCTGATCAAAGACCATAAGAACGCCTTCCTGGTACAGCCTTCTCATGCACAGCAGGCAAATAAAGCTTTAGATTTTGCGGCAAAAGAAGGATGGGCCAAAACAGTCAGTATTTATTACGGAGACTCCAGAAAAGATTCGCTATTTGCTTCCATATATGCAGGAGAAGCAAAAAAAAGAGGATATACCGTCTTAGAATTTAAAAGATTTACCACCCAAAAATTAAAGCCTCAAAAAGGGCATCTCTTCTTAGCGGCTGATAATAATCTGGGCGTGAAATTCCTACAAAACGCAGCCATGAATCAGGTGGAATGTGAGATCATCATGACTGCAAGCTCACTGAGTTGGGACCGGATAAATACCAGCGTATTGACGGAAAAGGTTGCATTGATTTATCCGGAATTTGTGAATAGAAATAGAGAAGTAGTTCAAGAATTTGAAAAGGCTTACTTCGATAAACATTTTGCCCTTCCTTCCTATTATAGTTATTTAGGATATGATATTGTGTACTATTTCGGGAATAGACTTAAGAAAGGCAAGAGCAGTTTTGATAGAGAAGTGAATAGAGGGGAATATATAGATGATTTCCTTTTAGGAGGATATGATTTTAGTAAGAAAGTAAAACAAAACGATATCGTCCCCATAGTCAAATTCAGGGACCAAAATTTTGAAGAAGTATACAGATGA
- the yidC gene encoding membrane protein insertase YidC, giving the protein MENKIDKNYIIGLLLMVLMFTAYSIFYTPSNPTTPEKTEVTSTTKTAPKAVNPILDSTTAAAPEKEIVVENKDIKVTFSSRGGVIKQVALKDYKTYADYIGGKDKAEMVIFDGSKSNLDFEIPTATGALKLSQVNFHTDAVNATVAEGQPLTLVFSTQIQGGTLQKTYTLNDKGFEIQHGISTQGLEAVVRNAPIVLNWENHLQVLENDLNENRKGSQINYFDKEENFEDLGGNSTSNANEEAELPVKWFSFHQKYFTSGIVFENSFFQKAKFNMETPTADESVVKIGTATAEIAYADFIGNKTSFKYYFGPNELKELKAVGYDFQKNLYLGYDIVKPINRYIFVPLFTWVESFVSNYGLLIIVVVLIIKLVLTPLIYKSYMSSAKMRVLAPEINAIKEKVGDDPVKLQQETMKLYQQVGVNPLSGCIPLLLQMPILMSVFFLFPNLVMFRQKEFLWAKDLSTYDNLISWGFNMPILGNHLSLFVVLMTISSLAFTYYNNQNTPDQPGPVDMKKISYIFPVVFMFVLNSFPAALSFYYLVSNLVTIAQQLIVKRFVNEEKILSILENNKRNYHSKPQKKNKFSDFLEKQMQASEEMKRKSEELKKQQKKRN; this is encoded by the coding sequence ATGGAGAATAAAATAGACAAGAACTATATCATCGGGCTTTTACTGATGGTACTAATGTTTACGGCATATTCAATTTTTTATACGCCGTCTAACCCTACTACCCCTGAAAAAACAGAGGTTACATCAACTACTAAAACCGCCCCAAAGGCAGTCAATCCTATACTGGACAGTACTACTGCAGCTGCCCCTGAAAAGGAAATTGTGGTGGAAAACAAAGACATCAAAGTAACCTTCTCGAGCAGAGGTGGGGTCATCAAACAAGTTGCCTTAAAAGATTATAAAACCTATGCAGACTATATAGGTGGTAAAGACAAGGCGGAAATGGTGATCTTTGACGGATCAAAATCCAACTTGGACTTTGAAATCCCTACTGCAACAGGTGCTTTAAAACTTAGCCAAGTGAACTTCCATACAGATGCTGTAAATGCTACTGTAGCTGAAGGTCAACCTTTGACCCTGGTTTTTAGCACGCAAATCCAAGGTGGAACCTTGCAAAAAACTTACACTTTAAATGATAAAGGATTCGAAATCCAGCACGGAATCAGCACCCAAGGATTAGAAGCAGTGGTAAGAAATGCTCCCATTGTACTGAATTGGGAAAACCACCTCCAAGTACTAGAAAATGACTTGAATGAAAACCGAAAAGGCTCTCAAATCAATTATTTTGACAAAGAAGAAAACTTTGAAGACTTAGGAGGAAATAGCACCTCAAATGCAAATGAAGAAGCGGAACTTCCTGTAAAATGGTTTAGCTTCCACCAGAAATACTTCACCTCTGGTATAGTATTCGAGAACTCTTTCTTCCAAAAGGCTAAATTCAACATGGAAACTCCCACGGCAGATGAAAGCGTGGTGAAGATAGGAACGGCTACAGCGGAGATAGCTTATGCAGATTTCATTGGAAACAAAACTTCATTCAAGTACTACTTTGGGCCAAATGAATTAAAAGAACTGAAAGCAGTAGGTTATGATTTCCAGAAGAACCTATACTTAGGTTATGATATAGTAAAGCCTATTAACCGTTACATCTTTGTTCCTTTATTTACCTGGGTAGAATCCTTCGTATCTAACTATGGCTTATTGATCATAGTTGTAGTATTGATCATCAAATTAGTACTAACTCCTTTGATCTACAAATCCTACATGAGTTCAGCTAAAATGAGAGTTTTGGCTCCGGAGATCAACGCCATTAAAGAAAAGGTTGGGGATGATCCTGTGAAATTACAACAGGAGACCATGAAGTTGTACCAGCAAGTAGGCGTGAACCCATTGAGCGGATGTATCCCTCTATTGCTTCAAATGCCTATCTTGATGTCAGTTTTCTTCTTGTTCCCGAACTTAGTAATGTTCCGCCAGAAAGAATTCCTTTGGGCAAAAGACTTATCTACCTATGATAATTTGATCAGCTGGGGTTTCAATATGCCTATTTTAGGAAACCACCTCAGTTTATTCGTGGTATTAATGACCATCTCCAGTTTGGCCTTTACCTATTACAATAATCAAAATACTCCTGATCAACCGGGACCGGTGGATATGAAGAAGATCTCCTATATCTTCCCGGTAGTGTTTATGTTTGTATTAAATAGTTTTCCAGCGGCCTTAAGCTTCTATTACCTTGTATCTAACCTGGTAACTATAGCTCAGCAGCTAATCGTGAAACGCTTTGTCAACGAAGAAAAGATCTTATCTATTTTAGAGAATAACAAGAGGAACTACCACAGTAAGCCTCAGAAGAAAAATAAATTCTCGGACTTCTTAGAAAAGCAGATGCAGGCCTCGGAAGAAATGAAGAGGAAAAGCGAGGAACTGAAGAAGCAACAAAAGAAAAGAAATTAA
- a CDS encoding AAA family ATPase, which produces MHISDLTLTDTRNISLKDIFLSNDNRLALEQVLKEFHYKSRLEEYGLPVQHKILLYGPSGCGKTMTASAIANGLGKKLYILHLSNLVSSRIGETGQHLKSVFDKANREQAVLFLDEFDHIGKARGADDKDVGEMRRLVNSLIQLIDQCSALLIAATNHVEILDPALIRRFQARMGFEMPTKEQLDHYYDQIVFRFPKGVQLIERAYGISYAEAQDLAFRQIKSKLISQWELD; this is translated from the coding sequence ATGCATATTTCTGATCTTACCCTTACGGATACTCGTAATATAAGTTTAAAGGATATTTTCCTCAGTAATGATAACAGACTTGCGCTAGAGCAGGTTCTGAAAGAATTTCACTATAAGTCTAGACTGGAAGAATATGGCTTGCCGGTACAGCATAAGATTTTGCTTTATGGTCCTTCCGGTTGTGGCAAGACCATGACGGCAAGCGCCATAGCAAATGGATTAGGTAAAAAGCTATATATTCTTCATCTTTCAAATTTGGTTTCTTCCCGTATAGGAGAAACTGGTCAACACCTTAAATCTGTGTTCGATAAAGCCAATAGGGAGCAAGCCGTATTGTTTCTGGATGAATTTGACCACATCGGCAAGGCCCGAGGTGCGGACGACAAGGACGTGGGAGAAATGAGGAGATTGGTGAATAGTTTGATCCAACTGATAGACCAATGCTCCGCCTTATTAATAGCGGCAACGAATCATGTGGAGATCCTAGATCCCGCATTGATTCGGAGATTTCAGGCAAGAATGGGTTTTGAAATGCCTACTAAGGAGCAGTTGGATCATTATTATGACCAAATCGTATTTCGCTTCCCTAAAGGAGTACAGTTGATTGAAAGGGCATATGGTATCTCCTATGCAGAAGCTCAGGATTTGGCATTTAGACAGATCAAAAGTAAATTAATTTCTCAGTGGGAGTTGGATTAA
- a CDS encoding RNA recognition motif domain-containing protein: MNIFVAKLSFDTQDAGLREAFENFGEVKSAKVIMDNYTGRSKGFGFVEMNDHAEASNAIRSLNDSELDGRTIVVKQAEERGQRSSRY; the protein is encoded by the coding sequence ATGAACATTTTTGTGGCAAAGTTGAGTTTTGATACTCAAGATGCAGGATTAAGAGAAGCTTTTGAAAACTTTGGTGAGGTTAAATCTGCTAAGGTGATTATGGACAATTATACAGGTAGATCCAAAGGGTTTGGTTTTGTAGAAATGAACGATCATGCAGAAGCTTCTAACGCTATTCGTAGCTTAAACGATTCAGAACTTGACGGCCGAACCATAGTGGTTAAGCAAGCCGAAGAAAGAGGACAAAGGTCTTCAAGATACTAA
- a CDS encoding RNA recognition motif domain-containing protein, whose translation MKILIHNLPTTIKNCDLFKLFRPHGEVEDISIPYNILGYGQGHAYVKMKNKKEGEIAIQNLQNLEIEGTNVIVEEWYTPLD comes from the coding sequence ATGAAAATATTGATTCATAATCTTCCCACAACCATTAAAAACTGCGATCTATTCAAATTATTCCGACCTCACGGCGAAGTAGAAGACATCTCCATACCCTACAATATCTTAGGCTACGGACAGGGACATGCCTATGTCAAGATGAAAAATAAAAAAGAAGGAGAAATAGCCATCCAGAATCTACAAAATCTAGAAATAGAGGGTACAAATGTTATTGTAGAGGAGTGGTACACACCTTTAGACTAA
- a CDS encoding RNA methyltransferase, producing MISKQQQKYIQSLHNKKYRTEYGQFLVEGEKGISELLHSDYQIIQIYITEEFAQKLPTHKNLMVAPVTQIESVSTYKSNASGIAVVQQKRFEVPENFQGRILILDGLRDPGNLGTIIRLADWYGIEHLICSEDTVEFYNPKVISSTMGSFTRVKPYYLDIHSFMEKYPHPILGADLEGQNVHKWDFPKNMALVIGSESHGISAETERQLTDKVNIPRIGKAESLNAAMATGIILDNMFREI from the coding sequence ATGATCTCTAAACAACAACAAAAATACATCCAATCTCTACATAATAAAAAATACCGTACGGAATATGGTCAGTTCTTAGTAGAGGGTGAAAAAGGCATATCTGAACTTCTACATTCTGATTACCAGATCATTCAGATCTATATAACAGAAGAATTTGCTCAAAAATTACCTACCCATAAAAACCTGATGGTAGCTCCGGTAACGCAAATCGAGTCCGTATCTACCTACAAATCCAATGCCTCAGGTATCGCTGTGGTTCAACAAAAACGATTTGAAGTACCCGAAAATTTTCAAGGCCGAATACTAATTTTGGATGGATTGAGGGATCCAGGAAATTTGGGAACCATTATCCGACTAGCCGACTGGTACGGAATAGAACACTTGATCTGCTCAGAAGATACAGTGGAATTCTATAATCCTAAGGTGATCAGCTCAACAATGGGTTCATTCACCCGAGTAAAACCTTATTATTTGGATATACATTCTTTTATGGAGAAGTATCCACATCCTATTCTGGGTGCTGACCTGGAAGGTCAAAACGTGCACAAGTGGGACTTTCCGAAGAATATGGCATTAGTCATAGGTTCTGAATCACATGGGATTTCAGCGGAAACGGAGCGCCAACTGACAGACAAAGTCAATATTCCAAGGATAGGAAAAGCGGAATCCTTAAATGCAGCTATGGCTACGGGGATTATCTTGGACAATATGTTTAGAGAGATTTAG